The following proteins are co-located in the Diorhabda carinulata isolate Delta chromosome 4, icDioCari1.1, whole genome shotgun sequence genome:
- the LOC130893109 gene encoding dynein axonemal heavy chain 2 isoform X3, producing the protein MSAPSPFYEDAVEKDSLFSSEEAEEAVVEEVHIETSQDRLIEYSDEDLDALVGFIKNMTTLYNLHEEDWTEQNSIVIKKWFRDVTLPLLCVYYKNDQLICSHTLPDGPFAVDMMYFLREASQEFQVNTFHDNIIFGTVGDNIEGSLLELIRDIYFPMLLSTEKWPDSVRNEFCQNVQMFLARITDLHYKLYGLTILYVPLEVTKISLEDANVDKELIKRLEGIVVYWTKQIRVGLQDQDQNTPEDLLCPKDEFEFWKYRYENLLGLNHQLNNEGIQHICNILQSVQSTYVKQFRSFGEEIVKCIEESKSNIEYLNIIVAPCESLSRIRDPKDFSEKLPKIIQLIRFIWLNSLYFNTKEKITQLFRALSNQLILQCKSFIDLDIVFKCKETRNAIEMFQTCVDALTNYIKTYVLIAKSHTIYGDKPWDLDKAPIFNHIDSFIQRCKDMMEVCETMICFGRYDETEKIPKPMFGGAKGVDFDNWAERIEGMYNEALIDIDKVQFRILEVNASEWYDDILKFRTRMKDIEVVIENLTNAVFDNIANIEDGIESLWALHNYTKRKTLTSLFEGKTLLIYSMFKEEILDVKQDAQAELEMRPVLMPYFAGRAHMIKMKKHRLQMLKSLFDDAGWMLPCSLARDVFAQYEKLINSIEDTVLNLYRKWVDSLGEDINSRVNRSLMIKSATKPGHLECNIDRSILDIFHEANYWDALQYEIPPYVKSVYQKKETIKFMYECVLNVVLDYNKIISSLSEDERLLFKPLISAVEKKISPGLSKLTWGTDVGDEYIADCSNNTAELQSFVDDYKSCNIKIVAICEKICDSPLISLRPNYAYDINELIEELTNSIENVLTKLIDYFQEIIQFLIFVFEGFEHHMGTMANQWIKYINNFDTLMEEALKICCKNSLELMYEALHGDGTTEPNPLIKLGAQLTDNRIKFNPSLAEVSSVISNIHKSLVEALTALPRLNDKFHVAETNFKSYSQIISEDEKCQQLQVLLNQELRVNVDKIKDYMQTWEPFRDLWEVDKDKFITRYEKEDPSALLFDSNIARYTEMANNVNIQETVTSVHFMQINCAELKEAIIAHCIEWQEKLCTLLFKMTDAKIKELYGYIRTNSEDIMKEPRNLEEMQNSIILFDLLKEDIPTREETFPLIKEQILTLDKYNVPIPDSLRHQEKNIPKEWAAYLEVLDQAEKMLEYSKEKFKTGLLEQAEISRKEARELFEEFEESGPFTSEISAKDALAYLAATRAKLNEMRMRDDELRNELAIFGLSFGDNVDLSRLDAELATLELIWSLVDEWDKAWEKYKSGEFWAIETSEMEETAQSLFRKLTKLSREFKDRGWTIIEDTRARVDAFRRTLPLIGDLKNPAMRSRHWDKVRRIVEVDFDENSHEFNLEAIYAMEMHKFAEEINEISNAATMELQIENGIAAISKIWETMKFEMVPYRERQLYRIKSVDECFQLLEENLMQLSIMKSTRFVEPFTKEVDKWERGLSYVMESLEVGLQVQREWLYLENIFFGEDIRRQLPKETEDFDQLTETWRDITTRLYFSKSALQATHFRAPPYLLNKLNKMYDKLDLLQRALETYLEIKRHIFPRFYFISNDDMLEILGNSKKPELVQPHLKKLFDNINKIKIQRNTGVNKHECLGMFADDGEYIEFVRPFFLDGPSEDWLLRLEAAMQLILKTAFKPIRSELKKMLNKRDKWLLSNCGQLCNASSLIQWTTDCTRALVHSKILESKKPLKRLRRKQNQVLSKLSELSRKELTKLQRLKTNALITIEIHSRDVIDRLYKANCRDTNAFEWFSQLRFYWDRDLDDCIIRQTNTCFMYGYEYNGNSGRLVITPLTDRCYITLTTALHLYRGGSPKGPAGTGKTETVKDLGKAMGMWVIVNNCSEGLDYKSMGKCFSGLAQTGAWGCFDEFNRINIEVLSVVAQQILCILSAVSQKQKLFVFEGLEIKLKLTVGIFITMNPGYAGRTELPDNLKSMFRPISMMVPDSGIIAENVLFSDGFQNTKVLAKKVFTLYRLAVQQLSKQDHYDFGLRSMVALLRYAGRKRRLMPNTPEEQMVYLAMRDMNIARLTSDDLPLFNGIMSDIFPGVVIPVVDYMDLNLAITEYMENKNLQPIPIALTKVIQLYETKNSRHSVMILGNTCTAKSVTWQTLQGANRILKKLNKSGFTNVEVFPMNPKALNLAELYGEYNLSTNEWLDGCISAIMRQTCQDESPDEKWILFDGPVDAVWIENMNSVMDDNKVLTLINSDRITMPEQVSLLFEVGDLAVASPATVSRCGMVYNDYKDWGWLPYVTSWINSKKAFGEKYMDRMTYLFNIYVKPVLEFKRLNCDENVKTAELSLVISCCNLLNIFMTKQFGINPQNEEKFDDSTKAWFLFCMIWSVCCTTDEEGRKKIDAYLREKESVFPIKDTIFEYFVEPQSFSFISWTEKLPYGWRYEPGCPFYKIIVPTVDTVRYDFLVSSLLTNGYPVLLTGPVGTGKTSVAQTALSALDPEKYSILFVNMSAQTSSNNLQDAIESRLEKRTKGHYAPPRGKKLISFLDDMNMPAKEVYGSQPPLELLRQWIDYTFWYDRLKQTRKYIEMMHVLGAMGPPGGGRNVISERLKSCFNLINMTFPEDETLSRIFGNMLGQHLSDFDEVVKLVGREVTETTIDLYKNVITKMLPTPAKMHYLFNLRDISKIFQGMLRSHKDYQNDKTTLLKLWIHECYRVFHDRLTDENDREWFANQMNDQLGRHFELTLHSLCPNKQIPIYADFVNPYQVYEEFTNVSVLRQFLDQQMEEYNVSPGVVRMDLVLFKDAIEHICRIVRVISQPRGNMLLVGIGGSGRTSLTRVAAYICELNTFQIQISKNYRVNEFKEDLKVLYSLSGVDMKPQAFIFNDTQITVESFLEIINNMLSSGEVANLYKTDEFEDIKKRLETAIKKNNILLTNEAIYEFLISRVRANMHIVLCMSPIGDAFRNRLRQYPALINSTTIDWFQEWPKDALLEVANKYIADVNFNQTITGEEAKKHRDSLLLTTQDKMCQAVSAVFATIHDSVAKWSKKMLNEIKRHNYVTPTNYLELVAGYKKMLASKREIIAAQANKLRNGLFKIEDCKDKVYTMSIELAEAQVQVAEFQQQCDEYLVIIVTQRKEADEQQKEVTKTSLKIGEEAVQCNRMAELAQADLDEAMPALEEAIRALDSLSKKDISEMKSYQTPPQKVKMVMEAVNILVGVEPNWDAAKKLLGGMNFLQDLKDFDKNHISEKTLKKIATYTMSEEFIPDKVGIVSFAAKSLCMWVIAIEKYAKVWKIVGPKKAKLDEAIESLQEKQRQLAEAQAKLAELNMYLQKLQKEYEEKLEQKEELNRKAELLKLKLERAATLVECLSGEKERWGETVKILDGQFDMLPGDCLLSTAFISYLGPFLSNYRENLLSLWQTECHEQEIIFSKDFNITSFLTDATTIREWNIQGLPADNFSTENGIIITEGTRWPLVIDPQCQAQKWIKAKEAEFNLQVFDLGTASYMGIVEKAVQLGYPVLLQNIGETIDPSLEPILSRAIVKSGGELLIKLEDKMVSYNMNFKFFITTKLTNPHYPPEICTKATLVNFAVKEQGLEGQLLGIVVRKEKPQLEEQKDELVTAIAKGKRTLIDLENELLRLLNESRGSILEDAALFETLQVSKATSEAVKQSLEISETTEVQIDAAREGYRPSANRASILFFVLNDMGQIDPMYQFALDAYILLFINSINRSPKSYELLERISLLNEYHTYAVYQNTCRALFEQHKLLFSFHMCMKILMAQGKIPSHEYNFLLKGGVVLDRANQVDNPCASWLSEVAWDNITELDKLQGFHGVIDTFEQYQRDWNQWYIHTEPETLPLIGEWDGICNEFQKMLFIRSLRQDRVSFAISNFIVNQLGPQFVEPPVLDIKAVLEESSPQTPLIFVLSPGVDPTQGLIQLAEQSNMITRFQSISLGQGQAPIATKDSKRI; encoded by the exons ATGTCGGCTCCGTCACCATTTTATGAAGACGCGGTAGAAAAAGATTCGTTATTTTCTTCCGAAGAAGCAGAAG AGGCTGTAGTCGAAGAAGTTCACATAGAAACTTCACAAGATAGATTAATCGAGTACAGCGATGAAGATTTAGACGCTTTAGtaggtttcataaaaaatatgacgACATTGTATAACCTACATGAAGAAGATTGGACAGAACAAAACagtattgtaataaaaaaatggtttcgCGACGTTACTTTACCACTTCTTtgcgtttattataaaaatgatcaaCTGATATGTTCACATACTTTACCTGATGGCCCATTTGCAGTAGATATGATGTACTTTCTGCGGGAAGCTTCCCAAGAATTTCAAGTCAACACTTTTCATGATAATATCATTTTCGGAACTGTCGGGGATAATATCGAGGGATCTCTATTGGAATTGATACGAGATATTTATTTTCCTATGTTATTATCAACAGAAAAATGGCCGGACA GCGTGAGAAACGAATTTTGTCAGAATGTACAAATGTTTTTAGCAAGAATTACTGACCTACACTACAAGTTATACGGTTTAACTATCTTGTATGTTCCTCTAGAAGTCACTAAGATCTCTTTAGAGGATGCCAATGTTGATAAAGAACTTATTAAAAG ACTAGAAGGAATCGTCGTGTATTGGACTAAACAGATCAGAGTAGGTCTACAAGATCAAGATCAGAACACCCCAGAGGATTTGTTATGCCCCAAAgatgaatttgaattttggaaatatcgat ATGAGAATCTTCTCGGATTGAATCACCAACTTAACAACGAAGGTATACAGCATATTTGCAACATATTGCAGTCGGTGCAATCGACGTATGTTAAACAATTTAGATCGTTCGGTGAAGAGATCGTTAAATGTATCGAAGAATCGAAATCAAACATTGAATATCTCAATATTATTGTCGCCCCATGCGAATCGTTGTCGAGAATTAGGGATCCTAaagatttttcggaaaaattgcCTAAAATTATCCAGCTAATCAGATTTATATG gttaaacAGCCTCTACTTCAATACCAAGGAAAAGATAACGCAGCTTTTTAGAGCTTTGagtaatcaattaatattacaatGTAAATCGTTCATCGATTTGGATATTGTATTCAAATGTAAAGAGACCAGGAATGCCATCGAAATGTTTCAAACGTGTGTGGACGCCTTAACTAATTACATCAAAACATACGTTTTG ataGCAAAAAGTCACACCATATACGGTGATAAACCATGGGATTTGGATAAAGCTCCGATTTTCAACCATATCGATTCATTTATTCAAAGGTGCAAAGATATGATGGAAGTTTGCGAAACGATGATATGTTTTGGAAGATATGATGAAACCGAAAAGATACCAAAGCCTATGTTCGGTGGGGCCAAAGGGGTTGATTTTGATAACTGGGCCGAAAGAATAGAGGGAATGTACAATGAGGCTTTGATAGATATAGATAAA GTACAGTTTAGAATATTGGAAGTTAACGCTTCCGAATGGTACGAcgacattttaaaatttcgaaCAAGAATGAAAGATATAGAAGTGGTAATAGAAAACCTAACAAATGCAGTTTTTGATAATATAGCTAATATAGAAGACGGCATTGAATCTCTATGGGCACTACATAATTACACCAAAAGGAAAACGCTCACATCGTTATTTGAAGGAAAAACTTTACTG ATTTATAGTATgtttaaagaagaaatattggATGTGAAACAAGATGCTCAAGCTGAATTGGAAATGCGACCTGTGTTGATGCCCTACTTTGCCGGTAGAGCTCACATGATCAAAATGAAGAAACATCGATTACAAATGTTGAAATCG ttatttgACGATGCTGGTTGGATGTTACCGTGTAGTTTAGCCAGAGACGTATTCGCccaatatgaaaaattaataaactccATTGAAGACACAGTTTTGAATTTATATCGAAAATGGGTCGATAGCCTCGGAGAAGACATAAATTCTCGAGTAAATAGATCGCTTATGATAAAAAGTGCCACGAAACCTGGTCACCTCGAATGTAATATCGATAG ATCAATTTTGGATATATTTCACGAGGCTAATTATTGGGACGCATTACAATATGAAATACCCCCTTATGTGAAATCTGTTTACCAGAAAAAAGAAACCATCAAATTTATGTACGAATGCGTCTTGAACGTCGTATTggattacaataaaattatttcttcattatcCGAAGACGAACGTTTGTTATTTAAACCCTTAATTTCGGCcgtggagaaaaaaatatcgcCTGGTTTGAGTAAATTAACTTGGGGTACCGATGTAGGTGACGAATATATAGCTGATTGCAGTAATAATACCGCAGAG ttgcaGTCATTCGTCGACGATTATAAATCgtgtaatataaaaattgttgcGATTTGTGAAAAAATCTGCGACTCACCATTAATTAGCTTAAGACCTAATTACGCTTACGACATAAACGAACTAATTGAAGAATTAACAAACAGCATAGAAAATGTATTGACGAAATTAATCGATTACTTTCAAGAAATTATCCAGTTcctgatttttgtttttgaaggaTTCGAACATCACATGGGCACT aTGGCGAATCAAtggataaaatatattaataattttgatacacTAATGGAGGaagctttgaaaatatgttgTAAAAATTCGTTGGAATTAATGTACGAAGCTTTACATGGAGACGGAACAACAGAACCGAATCCTTTGATCAAACTCGGGGCACAATTAACTGATAATAGg attaaattcAATCCGTCTTTAGCTGAAGTTTCTTCGGTGATATCAAACATTCATAAAAGTTTAGTAGAAGCACTAACAGCTTTACCACGACTTAACGACAAGTTTCATGTAGctgaaacaaatttcaaatcataCAGTCAAATTATTTCTGAAGATGAAAAATGTCAACAACTACAGGTGCTATTAAATCAAG agCTTAGAGTCAACGtagacaaaataaaagattacATGCAAACTTGGGAACCTTTTAGGGATCTTTGGGAAGTCGATAAGGATAAATTCATAACCCGTTACGAAAAAGAAGATCCCAGTGCCTTATTGTTCGATTCAAATATAGCCAGATATACGGAAATGGCGAATAACGTCAACATACAAGAAACTGTAACCTCTGTACATTTTATGCAGATAAATTGTGCTGAACTGAAGGAAGCAATCATAGCGCACTGTATAGAATGGCAGGAAAAATTATGcactttgttatttaaaatgacAGACGCCAAAATAAAGGAACTGTACGGATATATTAGGACCAATAGTGAAGA tataatgAAAGAGCCTAGAAATTTGGAGGAGATGCAAAATTCGATAATACTATTCGATTTGTTGAAAGAAGATATACCTACTAGGGAAGAAACTTTCCCTTTGATAAAGGAGCAAATATTAACTTTGGATAAATATAACGTTCCTATACCTGATTCTTTGAGGCATCAGGAGAAAAATATACCAAAAGAATGGGCCGCGTATTTGGAGGTATTGGATCAAGCAGAAAAAATGTTGGAGTATTCAAAG GAAAAATTCAAAACCGGGTTATTAGAACAAGCAGAAATTTCGAGGAAAGAAGCCAGGGAATTGTTTGAAGAATTCGAGGAATCAGGACCTTTCACTTCGGAAATATCTGCCAAGGATGCTCTAGCCTATTTGGCGGCAACTAGAGCCAAGTTGAACGAAATGAGAATGAGAGACGATGAATTAAGAAACGAATTGGCCATTTTCGGATTGAGCTTTGGGGATAATGTTGATTTATCGAGATTGGACGCT GAATTGGCAACATTAGAACTAATTTGGAGTTTAGTCGATGAATGGGATAAGGCTtgggaaaaatataaatctgGAGAATTTTGGGCGATTGAAACGTCCGAAATGGAAGAAACGGCTCAAAGTTTATTCAGAAAATTGACCAAACTCTCAAGAGAATTCAAAGATAGAGG ttgGACGATTATAGAAGATACCCGTGCGCGAGTCGACGCATTTAGAAGGACCCTTCCCTTAATAGGCGATTTGAAAAATCCTGCCATGAGATCCAGACATTGGGATAAAGTGAGACGAATCGTCGAAgttgattttgatgaaaattctCACGAATTCAATTTGGAAGCCATATACGCAATGGAAATGCATAAG TTTGCTGAAGAAATTAACGAAATCTCGAATGCTGCGACAATGGAACTGCAAATCGAAAATGGTATTGCGGCCATTTCAAAGATCTGGGAGACGATGAAATTCGAAATGGTTCCTTACAGAGAACGACAACTCTATAG GATAAAATCTGTCGATGAGTGTTTCCAGCTTTTGGAAGAAAACCTAATGCAGTTATCTATAATGAAGAGTACCCGTTTCGTGGAACCTTTTACGAAGGAAGTGGATAAATGGGAGAGAGGGTTGTCCTACGTCATGGAATCCCTAGAAGTCGGTTTACAAGTGCAAAGGGAATGGCTCTATTTGGAG aatatattttttggtgAAGACATCCGAAGACAATTACCCAAAGAAACGGAAGATTTCGATCAGTTAACGGAAACTTGGAGAGATATAACGACTCGATTATATTTCTCCAAATCTGCCCTGCAGGCGACCCATTTTCGGGCACCCCCTTATTtacttaataaattaaataaaatgtacgATAAACTGGATTTGTTGCAAAGAGCTTTGGAGacttatttggaaataaaacgTCACATATTTCCGAGATTCTATTTCATTTCGAATGACGATATGTTGGAAATTTTgggaaattcgaaaaaaccCGAATTGGTACAACCACATTTGAAGAAACTTTtcgataatattaataaaataaaaattcaaagaaatacaG GTGTGAATAAGCACGAATGTTTGGGAATGTTCGCCGACGATGGCGAATACATAGAATTCGTGAGACCTTTCTTCTTGGATGGACCTTCCGAAGATTGGTTGCTGCGTCTCGAAGCCGCCAtgcaattaatattaaaaacagCATTCAAACCGATCAGGAGCGAActgaagaaaatgttgaataaaagaGACAAATGGTTATTGTCTAATTGTGGGCAATTGTGCAACGCTTCCAGCTTG ATTCAATGGACAACCGATTGCACTAGAGCTTTGGTACATtctaaaatattagaaagtaaaaAGCCTCTGAAACGTCTGAGGAGGAAACAGAATCAAGTTTTGAGCAAACTATCAGAATTGAGTCGAAAAGAACTAACGAAATTACAAAGACTTAAAACCAACGCACTTATAACAATCGAAATACATTCGAGGGATGTAATTGATAGATTATACAAAGCCA ATTGCAGAGATACAAACGCTTTCGAATGGTTCTCCCAGCTACGTTTCTATTGGGATAGAGATCTTGACGATTGTATTATAAGACAAACTAACACTTGCTTTATGTATGGCTACGAATATAACGGAAATTCCGGAAGATTAGTCATAACACCTTTAACAGACAG ATGTTATATAACTTTGACTACGGCTCTGCATTTATATCGAGGAGGTAGTCCCAAAGGTCCAGCGGGAACCGGTAAAACCGAAACAGTTAAAGATCTTGGAAAGGCTATGGGTATGTGGGTGATAGTCAACAATTGTTCCGAGGGTTTGGATTACAAAAGTATGGGAAAATGTTTTTCCGGTTTGGCTCAAACAGGCGCTTGGGGTTGTTTCGATGAATTCAATAGAATCAATATCGAGGTGTTGTCAGTTGTTGCTCAACAGATATTGTGTATCCTATCCGCTGTATCTCAGAAACAGAAGTTGTTTGTATTTGAAG gaCTAGAGATAAAACTGAAACTCACTGTGGGTATATTTATAACCATGAACCCCGGTTACGCTGGAAGGACCGAGCTACCGGATAATTTGAAATCTATGTTCAGACCCATATCGATGATGGTTCCGGATAGTGGTATTATTGCAGAAAACGTACTATTCAGCGATGGATTCCAAAATACCAAAGTTTTAGCTAAGAAG GTTTTCACTTTATACCGTCTGGCTGTACAACAATTGAGTAAACAAGACCATTACGACTTTGGATTGAGATCAATGGTGGCGTTATTGAGATACGCTGGTAGAAAAAGGCGTTTAATGCCCAATACGCCTGAAGAACAAATGGTTTATCTAGCAATGAGAGATATGAATATAGCGAGGCTAACTTCGGACGATTTACCCTTATTTAACGGAATTATGTCCGATATTTTCCCGGGTGTGGTAATACCGGTGGTGGATTATATGGATTTGAATTTAGCCATAACGGAATATATGGAAAATAAGAATTTGCAG CCTATTCCGATTGCTTTAACAAAAGTAATTCAATTATACGAAACGAAAAATTCGCGCCATTCCGTAATGATACTTGGTAACACGTGCACCGCCAAGTCGGTAACTTGGCAGACGTTACAAGGCGCcaatagaattttgaaaaagctAAACAAATCCGGTTTTACTAACGTCGAAGTGTTTCCCATGAATCCGAAAGCCCTAAATTTGGCCGAACTTTACGGGGAATACAATCTGAGCACCAACGAATGGCTGGACGGTTGCATAAGCGCTATAATGAGACAAACGTGCCAAG ATGAAAGCCccgatgaaaaatggattttattcGACGGTCCGGTCGACGCTGTATGGATAGAAAACATGAACAGCGTTATGGacgataataaagttttaacGTTAATTAACAGTGACAGAATAACGATGCCGGAACAAGTGTCGCTGTTATTCGAAGTAGGTGATTTGGCGGTTGCCTCACCGGCAACGGTGAGCAGATGCGGTATGGTTTATAATGATTATAAAGATTGGGGTTGGTTGCCTTACGTGACATCTTGGATAAATAGCAAGAAAGcttttggagaaaaatatatggatagg atgacatacttatttaatatttatgttaaacCAGTGCTGGAATTCAAGAGGTTGAATTGTGATGAGAATGTAAAAACTGCCGAATTGAGCCTGGTGATATCGTGCTGTAATTTGCTCAATATATTTATGACGAAGCAATTCGGAATAAACCcgcaaaatgaagaaaaatttgacgATTCCACGAAAGCTTGGTTCCTGTTCTG tatgaTATGGTCTGTATGTTGCACTACAGATGAAGAAGGGAGAAAAAAAATAGACGCTTACCTTCGagaaaaagaaagtgttttCCCAATCAAAGATACGATTTTCGAGTATTTCGTCGAACctcaaagtttttctttcatttcatgGACGGAAAAACTACCATACGGTTGGAGATATGAACCGGG GTGCCCTTTTTACAAGATAATTGTCCCTACTGTGGATACAGTGAGATACGACTTTTTGGTAAGCTCCTTATTAACTAACGGGTATCCTGTACTACTGACTGGTCCTGTGGGTACTGGAAAAACGTCAGTAGCTCAAACCGCCCTTTCTGCATTGGATCCCGAAAAATACAGTATTTTATTTGTCAATATGTCAGCGCAAACTTCTTCTAATAACCTACAGGATGCAATCGAAAGTAGGCTCGAAAAAAGGACTAAAG GTCATTACGCTCCTCCTCGgggtaaaaaattaatttcctttttgGACGATATGAATATGCCCGCGAAGGAAGTGTACGGTTCCCAGCCACCGTTGGAACTCCTTCGACAATGGATCGATTACACATTTTGGTACGACAGATTAAAACAAACCAGGAAATACATCGAG ATGATGCACGTCTTGGGCGCGATGGGTCCTCCAGGTGGTGGAAGGAACGTTATTTCCGAGCGACTCAAAAGTTGTTTCAATCTCATAAACATGACGTTCCCTGAGGACGAAACGTTGTCCAGAATTTTCGGAAACATGCTCGGACAACACTTGAGCGATTTCGACGAAGTCGTCAAATTG gtCGGTAGAGAAGTGACCGAAACGacaattgatttatataaaaacgtcATAACTAAAATGTTACCGACTCCCGCAAAAATGCACTACCTTTTCAATCTGAgagatatttccaaaatattccaAGGGATGTTGAGGAGCCATAAAGATTACCAGAACGATAAAACAACATTACTTAAACTGTGGATTCATGAATGTTATAGGGTGTTTCATGACAGACTGACAGATGAAAA CGATAGAGAATGGTTCGCCAATCAAATGAACGATCAATTGGGTCGTCATTTTGAATTAACTTTACACAGTTTGTGTCCCAACAAACAGATACCGATTTACGCTGATTTCGTAAACCCTTATCAAGTGTACGAAGAATTTACCAACGTGTCAGTTTTGAGACAATTTTTAGACCAACAGATGGAGGAATACAACGTATCACCAGGAGTCGTTAGAATGGATCTGGTTTTGTTCAAAGATGCCATCGAACACATTTGCAGAATCGTTAGGGTGATATCGCAACCAAGAGGAAATATGCTACTTGTCGGAATAG gTGGTAGTGGTAGAACTTCCCTTACAAGGGTGGCGGCTTATATTTGCGAGTTAAATACGTTCCAAATTCAAATATCGAAGAATTATAGAGTTAACGAATTTAAGGAAGATCTCAAGGTCCTTTACAGTTTATCTGGAGTGGATATGAAACCGCAGGCGTTCATATTCAACGATACCCAGATAACTGTCGAAAGCTTTCTAGagataattaataatatgcTCAGTAGTGGAGAAGTGGCTAATCTGTATAAAACTGACGAATTTGAAGAT ataaaaaaaagattGGAAACTGctataaaaaagaacaacatcCTTTTGACCAATGAGGCTATATACGAATTTTTGATAAGTAGGGTTAGGGCCAATATGCATATAGTTCTTTGCATGAGTCCTATAGGGGACGCATTCAGGAACCGTCTAAGGCAGTATCCGGCTTTAATCAATAGTACCACCATAGATTGGTTCCAGGAGTGGCCCAAAGATGCTTTACTGGAAGTCGCTAATAAATATATAGCAGATGTCAATTTCAATCAAACTATAACTGGAGAAGAAGCG aaaaaacACAGAGATTCTTTGCTGTTGACAACCCAGGATAAAATGTGCCAGGCTGTTTCGGCGGTATTCGCCACTATTCATGATTCTGTGGCGAAGTGGTCCAAGAAAATGTTGAACGAAATAAAAAGACACAACTACGTCACCCCAACGAATTATCTAGAATTAGTTGCCGGTTACAAAAA aatgttGGCGTCTAAAAGAGAAATCATAGCAGCCCAAGCTAACAAATTGCGAAATGGTTTATTCAAAATAGAAGACTGCAAAGATAAAGTATACACGATGTCCATAGAATTAGCTGAAGCTCAAGTTCAAGTTGCAGAATTCCAGCAACAGTGCGATGAATATTTGGTTATAATAGTCACTCAAAGGAAAGAAGCTGACGAGCAACAA aaagaaGTAACTAAAACTAGTTTGAAAATCGGTGAAGAAGCTGTCCAATGTAACAGAATGGCCGAACTAGCTCAAGCAGATCTAGATGAAGCTATGCCGGCTTTGGAAGAAGCCATCAGAGCTTTGGATTCCCTCAGCAAGAAAGATATCAGTGAAATGAAATCTTACCAAACGCCCCCGCAGAAAGTGAAGATGGTAATGGAAGCAGTGAATATTTTAGTCGGC gtCGAACCGAACTGGGACGCAGCTAAAAAGCTATTGGGAGGCATGAACTTTCTGCAAGACCTCAAGGATTTCGACAAGAACCACATTTCAGAGAAAACCTTGAAGAAGATTGCCACTTATACGATGTCGGAGGAATTTATTCCGGATAAAGTAGGAATAGTGTCGTTTGCTGCTAAATCTTTGTGCATGTGGGTGATAGCTATTGAAAAATACGCTAAAGTATGGAA AATTGTGGGGCCCAAAAAGGCGAAGCTAGACGAAGCGATCGAATCGCTACAAGAAAAACAAAGGCAGTTAGCTGAGGCACAAGCGAAGTTGGCTGaattaaatatgtatttacAGAAACTGCAGAAAGAGTATGAAGAGAAGTTGGAACAAAAGGAAGAATTGAATCGAAAA gcggaattattgaaattaaaattggaaCGTGCAGCCACTTTGGTCGAATGTTTATCCGGAGAGAAAGAAAGATGGGGGGAAACCGTAAAAATTTTAGACGGTCAATTCGACATGCTCCCCGGTGATTGTTTGCTTTCGACCGCTTTCATTTCATATTTAGGACCGTTTTTATCGAATTATCGAGAGAATTTGTTAAGTTTGTGGCAGACTGAG TGTCACgaacaagaaattattttctcgAAAGATTTCAATATCACGTCTTTCCTGACGGATGCTACCACGATAAGGGAATGGAATATACAAGGATTACCTGCGGATAACTTCAGCACGGAAAACGGTATCATAATTACCGAAGGTACCAGATGGCCTTTGGTAATCGATCCGCAATGTCAAGCACAAAAATGGATCAAAGCCAAAGAAGCAGAATTCAATCTTCAA gTATTTGATTTGGGAACTGCGTCTTATATGGGGATAGTTGAGAAGGCTGTTCAATTAGGGTACCCAGTACTACTCCAAAACATCGGGGAAACGATAGATCCCTCTTTGGAGCCGATCCTATCAAGAGCTATTGTCAAATCCGGAGGAGAACTTTTGATAAAGTTAGAAGACAAAATGGTATCATACAATatgaatttcaagtttttcataaCGACGAAACTAACCAATCCCCACTACCCTCCGGAAATATGTACGAAAGCAACATTAGTGAATTTCGCCGTGAAAGAACAAGGATTAGAAGGTCAACTGCTAGGTATTGTAGTAAGAAAGGAAAAACCTCAGTTGGAAGAACAAAAAGAC